The window GGCGAACCGCTCGGCGCTCCCCCCGTGTTCTTCTTCGAACCGCACCAGCCGGAGCAGTGCGACTTCAAGCCGAACACCCTGCTGGACATCACCTCCGTCTTCGACAAGAAGCGCAAGGCCATGGAGTGCCTGGCCGCCCAGCAGCACATGTGGGACTACTACACCGACCTCGCCAAGCGGCGCGGCGTCCAGCTGAAGCGCAACGCCGGCCCCAACCTCGGCCTCTCGCACGGGACCATGGGCGAGGCGTACGTGCGGCTCTACCCCGAGACGACGGGGGTGCTGGCATGACGTCGGCGACGCACATCTGGGTGCCTTTCCGCGACACGTCCCTGTTCGTGGAGTTCGCGCGGGGGGCCGACGACCCGGACGGCTCCCCGGGTCACCAGGAGCTGCTGACCGACGTCGTCCCGTCGAACGGCGTCACGCGGGAGGACCGTTACGGCGAACCTCTGTGGCGGGTCGACGCCGAACATCTGCACGCCGTGGTGGAGGCCCTCTGGACCACGGACCACCCGCTGCACATCCACCTCGACCAGACACCCCGCAGCACGGCCGGGGGCCCGGCGGGCGTGACGAATGACGTAGGCGGGTCGTGACCTTTCGCCGTCCGGGTCCGGTCATTAGCGCGACGACCTGCGCGTTCCCCCCCGACTAGCGTCGACCGTGCCACCGCACCACCGACCGTGCCGAGGAGATGACGCACATGACGAGCCCGTCGACCGCCGCCCTGGACGCGCTCCCGCTCGGGACGGCAGCAGCCGCGGCCGGCCCGGCGCCACGCGAGACCGAGTACGACGGCACAATCACCGTACTGTCCCGGCGGACGGCGGCGGACGGTGTCGCCTCCTTGCTGCTCGCATCGCACGATGGCGTACCCCTGCCGCGCTGGCAGCCAGGCGCGCACATCGACGTGGTCCTCCCCACGGGTGCCGTCCGCCAGTACTCGCTGTGCGGCCCGGCGGCCGTCACCGACTGCTGGCGCATCGCGGTGCTGCGGGAGCCCGACGGACGCGGCGGATCGCAGTGGATCCACGACAACGTCCGCGAGGGAAGCGAGCTGCGGATACGCGGCCCGCGCAACAACTTCCCGCTGCGGCAGGCCAGGCGGTACCTGTTCGTCGCCGGCGGCATCGGCATCACCCCCCTACTGCCGATGATCGCCGAGGCTGCCGCGGCCGGGGCCGACTGGTCCCTGCTGTACGGGGGCCGGAGCCGCGCGTCCATGGCGTTCCTGTCCGAGCTGGAGGGCTACGGCGAGCGCGTGACCGTACGGCCGCAGGACGAGTACGGCCTGCTCGACCTCGCCGGTCACCTCGGTGAACTCTCCCCTTCCACCCTGGTGTACTGCTGCGGCCCGGCCGGGCTGATCGACGCGGTCGAGGCCCACTGCGCCACCTGGCCGGCGGGATCGCTCAACGTGGAGCGGTTCGCCGCGGCCCCGGGGCGGCACTCCGGTGACGGCGAGGGCGACGAACCGTTCGAGGTGGAGCTGCGCTCGTCGGGGGTGACGCTCACCGTGCAGCCGGGACAGTCGGTGCTCAGGGCCGTGGAAGCGGCGGGCGCACCGGTCATGTCCTCCTGCGAGGAGGGCATCTGCGGTTCCTGCGAGACCGCCGTCCTGGCGGGCGAGATCGACCACCGGGACTCCCTGCTCACCGATGACGAGCGGGCCGCCGGCGACACCATGCTGATCTGTGTCTCCCGCGCCCGCGGCGGCCGCCTCGTCCTGGACCTCTGACCGGACTTCTGACCGGACTTCTGACCGGACTTCTGAAAGGAGAGAGCCGCCATGCTCACTCAGCACGTCCGCAACGGCTGGTACCTGGGAGCCTGGTCCGACGAGATCGGCCGGACCCTCACGCAGCGCTGGATCACAGACCTCCCGGTCTGCTTCTACCGGCTGCCCGACGGAACCGTCACCGCGATCGAGGACCGCTGCCCCCACCGCAAGTACCCGCTGTCCCTGGGGCACTTGGACGACGAGGGCATCCTCCAGTGCGACTACCACGGCTACCGCTTCGACGGTCAGGGTGTGTGCGTCGGGGTCGCCGAGCAGGCCGACCGGCCCAAAGCGGCCCTGCGCCGCTTCCCGCTGGTCGAGCGGGACGGCGTCATCTGGATCTGGCCCGGCGCCCCCGAACTGGCCGATGAGAGCCTGCTTCCCGAAACCTCGTGGCTCACCGATCCCGACTGGACCCACGTGCACGGCGTCGTCCCGCTGAAGGCCCGGCACCTGCTGCTCCTGGAGAACCTGCTCGACCTCACCCACGAGACGTTCCTGCACCCGACGAGCATCGGCAACGCCGCCGTCGCCGCCACCCCGATCGACGTGACCGTGGACGGCGACCGCGTCGGTTTCAGCCGCCGGATGGTCGGCATCGAGGCCCCGCCGTTCTACGAGAAGTCCTGCGGGCTGACCTCTCCGGTGGACCGCTGGCAGGACGGCGACTTCTACCCGCCGGGCATCTTCGTCCTCAACATCCGCGTCGCCGCCACTGGGACCGAGGAACCGGAGGGCTTCCACATGAAGGTGCTCTACGGGATGACGCCGGCGCGCGGCAACGAGACGCACGACTTCTACGCCCTGGGCCGCGACTACCTCATCCACGACGAGGAGTTGACGAAATTCCAGCACGAGCAGCAGCTCGCGGTGATGCAGGAGGACGTCGACGCCCTGGAGGCGCAGGAGGTGATGTACGCCACCGATCCGGGCGGAAAGGCAGAGTCCAGCATCAGGTCCGACCTCGCCGCGCTGCGCGGACGCCGCGCGGTGGCGAAGATGCTGGCCCGCGAACAGCAGGGTGACAGCGCCCCGCGCACCAGGGCATCCGCATGAGCGGCCGCCACGTCTTCGTACTCCTCCACGGAGCCTGGCACGGCGGCTGGGTCTGGCAGCGCGTGGCACCGCTGCTGCGCGCGGCCGGGCACGAGGTGCACACCCCCACGCTGACCGGGGTGAGCGACCGTGCCCATCTCCTCACTCCCCAGGTCGGGCTCAGCACGCACGTCCAGGACGTGGTGGCGCTGATCGAGGCCCACGACGCCCGGGACGTCGTACTCGTCGGACACAGCTACGCCGGTCAGGTCGTCACCGGCGTCGCGGACCGCGTCCCGGACCGGCTGGCCAAACGGGTCCATCTCGACGCCTTCGTCGGCGACGACGGGGACGCGGCGATCGACCTGCTGCCCGACCGCATCGCCGGGCACTACCGGGAGTCCGTGTTGGGGCCCGGCTTCGGCTGGCTCATCCCGGTGCGCTCGCTGAGCGTGCTCGGCGTCGAGGACCAGGCGGACCTCGACTGGCTCGGCCCCCGGCTGACCCCGCACCCGTGGCTGACGTACACGGAGCCGCTGCGGCTGACCGGCAAGGCGGACCAGGTGCCCGGTGTCTTCGTCGAATGCATCGACTGGATGCGGGTGTTCACCCCGCACGCCGAGCGTGCCGCCGCCCGTGGTTGGCCGGTCCACGAGATCGCCACCGGCCACGAGGCCATGGTCACGGCCCCCGGTGAACTGGCCGAACTGCTGCTGGAGATCGCCGCAGCCTGACCCTCGTGAAGGGAACGCCCCGTATGGAATTCCTCGTCCGTACCGAGAACACCCTGCCCCCGGACACCCCCGACAACATCCGCGAGTCCCTGCGCAAGTACGAGCGTGAACGGGCCATGCAGCTGCGGGAGGCGGGCATCCTCAAGCGACTGTGGCGGGTCCCGGGCCGAGGCGCCACGATCGGCCTGTACGAGGCGGCCGATCCGGCGGAGCTGCACGACGCCCTGGTCTCCCTGCCGATGTGGAAGTGGATGGACATCACTGTGGAAGCGCTCGCCCCCCATCCGCAGGAGAAGGCACCGTGACGGGTTCGGACGGCGACGGTCCCCGGGTCGCGGTCGTCACGGGCGCTGCGGGTGGCCTGGGGAGCGCCATCGTCCACAGGCTGGCCGCGGACGGGTTCGCCGTCGCCGCACTGGACATGGCCGAACCGGACGGTACGAGCGGGGTCGTCCCCGGGGTACGGCACTGGCGCTGCGATGTCAGCGACCCGGCGGCGACCCGCCGGACGGTGGACGGGATAGTCCAGGCGTACGGCGGTGTGGACGTCCTGGTCAACAACGCCGGTCTGCTGTCCGGCCGGGCCAGTCTGCTGGAGACCACCCCTGAGGAACTCCACCGCTTCTTCGACGTCAACGCCGTCGGCCCGCTGCTCATGGTGCAGGCGTGCGTGCCGTGGCTGCGCGAGAGCCCGTACCGCGGGCGCGTCGTCAATGTGGCGTCCCGCACCTTCTTCACCGGCGCGCCGGGCCAGATCGCCTACGTGGCCGGCAAGGGCGCGCTCATCGGCATGACCCGGGTGATGGCGCGCGAGCTGGGCGAGCACCGGATCACGGTCAACGCGGTGGCGCCCGCCCAGGTCGCGACCCCCGGGACCCGGGCGCACTCCGGCGACGAGGTCTTCACCGCGACCATGCGGCAGCAGGCGATCAAGGAGTTCGTCACCCCGGAGCACTTCGCGGGGCTGGTGTCGTATCTCGCTTCCCCGGACGCGGTCATGGTCACCGGCCAGACGCTCGTCTGCGACGGCGGCGGACTCCTGCACTGACCGGCATGGCACCACGGAAGGAGAGCAACGGGATGTCGTCCAGCAGCACGCCGAAGGTCCCCGGCACCTACGTCTTCGACGCCGCGGAAAGCCGCCGCGGACAGGCCCTGAACCGGCTCTGCGGTTCGCTCAAACACGCCGGGAACCGGGCGAAGTTCAAGGCCGACGAAGCCGCCTACTGCGACGCGTACGGCCTCACGGCCGAGCAGCGGGACGCCGTCCTGCACCGGGACTGGAACCGGATGATGGAGCTGGGCGGCTCCATCTTCTACGTCTTCAAGCTCGCCATGGTCGACCAGAAGTCCATGCAGTACCTCGGCGGTGTCTTCACCGGCATGACCACCGAGGAGTTCGCACAGGCGCTCAGAGCGGGAGGGCGGAGCTTTGGCTGAGGTGATCTGGGGACTGGCCACCTCGCACGTGCCGTCGATCGGTGCGGCCATGGACCACGGAAAGACCGACGATCCGTACTGGAAGCCGCTGTTCGACGGGTACGCGCCGGCGCGTGAGTGGATGGCCCGGCACACCCCTGACGTGGTGGTCGTCGTCTACAACGACCACGCCAACGCGGTCGATCTGAGTGTCACGCCGACCTTCGCGGTCGGCACGGCCCCGTCGTACACGGTGGCCGACGAGGGGTGGGGCAGCCGCCCCGTCCCGGTCGTCACCGGCGCCCCGGAGTTCTCCGACCACCTCGTCGAGAGCCTCGTCGACGCGTCCTTCGACATCACGGTGTTCCAGGAACTCGACGTGGACCACGGCCTGACGGTGCCGTTGTCGGTGTACTGTCCCGACCCCGGTGAAAGCTGGCCGTGCGCGGTGGTCCCCCTCCTGGTGAACGTCATCCAGTACCCGCAGCCGACCGCCGCCCGCTGCCTGGCCCTGGGCCACGCGCTCGGCGCGGCGATCCGGTCCTTCCCCGAGAACCTCAAGGTCGCCGTCTTCGGCACCGGAGGCATGTCCCACCAGCTGGCCGGTGCCCGCGCGGGACTCATCAACCAGGACTTCGACCGGATGTTCCTCGACGCGATCGAGCACGACCCGGAGAAGCTGGCGGCGCTGACCCGTGAGGAGTACATCCGCGAGGCCGGCTCCGAGGGCATCGAACTCATCATGTGGCTGATCATGCGTGGTGCGCTGGGTCCCCGGATCCGCCGCGTGCACGAGACGTACCACGTGCCCGCGTCGAACACCGCGGCCGGGATGGTGCTGTTCGAGAACCTGAGCGCTCGTTGCTGACGGCTGTCCGGTGGCTCATGCGCCATTCTCCGCATCACCGCCGGGAGCCGGTGACTTCCTTCTGCGTCTGCGACCGTCGTGCGGCGGGCCCCTCGTGCGTGTGGAGCACGTGGGGCCCTTGTGTCACGCCGTCAGCCCAGTCCGGCCAGCGCCTTCGCCGCCGGCGCCGCGCGGTGCTCGATCCAGCGCGCCGGGGCGCCGTCCGGCGGGACGATGATGGCTTCGTCGATGCCCAGCGCGGCGTACTCGGCCATGGCCTCGGCGAAGCCGTCGAGCGTGCCGCCGGGGTCCATGTAGAGGACGGTCTTCCTGATGGTTGTGTAGTCGCGGCCCACGTCATCGCAGTGACCGCGCAGCACCTTCAGCTTGTGCGCGACCTCCTGGGGGCTGGACGTGAAGAGGTTGCAGGCGTCCGCGTACCGGGCGACGAGCCGCAGGGTCTTCTTCTCCCCACCGCCGCCGA of the Streptomyces sp. T12 genome contains:
- the ligA gene encoding protocatechuate 4,5-dioxygenase subunit alpha — translated: MSSSSTPKVPGTYVFDAAESRRGQALNRLCGSLKHAGNRAKFKADEAAYCDAYGLTAEQRDAVLHRDWNRMMELGGSIFYVFKLAMVDQKSMQYLGGVFTGMTTEEFAQALRAGGRSFG
- a CDS encoding alpha/beta fold hydrolase, whose amino-acid sequence is MSGRHVFVLLHGAWHGGWVWQRVAPLLRAAGHEVHTPTLTGVSDRAHLLTPQVGLSTHVQDVVALIEAHDARDVVLVGHSYAGQVVTGVADRVPDRLAKRVHLDAFVGDDGDAAIDLLPDRIAGHYRESVLGPGFGWLIPVRSLSVLGVEDQADLDWLGPRLTPHPWLTYTEPLRLTGKADQVPGVFVECIDWMRVFTPHAERAAARGWPVHEIATGHEAMVTAPGELAELLLEIAAA
- a CDS encoding PDR/VanB family oxidoreductase, translating into MTSPSTAALDALPLGTAAAAAGPAPRETEYDGTITVLSRRTAADGVASLLLASHDGVPLPRWQPGAHIDVVLPTGAVRQYSLCGPAAVTDCWRIAVLREPDGRGGSQWIHDNVREGSELRIRGPRNNFPLRQARRYLFVAGGIGITPLLPMIAEAAAAGADWSLLYGGRSRASMAFLSELEGYGERVTVRPQDEYGLLDLAGHLGELSPSTLVYCCGPAGLIDAVEAHCATWPAGSLNVERFAAAPGRHSGDGEGDEPFEVELRSSGVTLTVQPGQSVLRAVEAAGAPVMSSCEEGICGSCETAVLAGEIDHRDSLLTDDERAAGDTMLICVSRARGGRLVLDL
- a CDS encoding aromatic ring-hydroxylating dioxygenase subunit alpha; translated protein: MLTQHVRNGWYLGAWSDEIGRTLTQRWITDLPVCFYRLPDGTVTAIEDRCPHRKYPLSLGHLDDEGILQCDYHGYRFDGQGVCVGVAEQADRPKAALRRFPLVERDGVIWIWPGAPELADESLLPETSWLTDPDWTHVHGVVPLKARHLLLLENLLDLTHETFLHPTSIGNAAVAATPIDVTVDGDRVGFSRRMVGIEAPPFYEKSCGLTSPVDRWQDGDFYPPGIFVLNIRVAATGTEEPEGFHMKVLYGMTPARGNETHDFYALGRDYLIHDEELTKFQHEQQLAVMQEDVDALEAQEVMYATDPGGKAESSIRSDLAALRGRRAVAKMLAREQQGDSAPRTRASA
- a CDS encoding muconolactone Delta-isomerase family protein: MEFLVRTENTLPPDTPDNIRESLRKYERERAMQLREAGILKRLWRVPGRGATIGLYEAADPAELHDALVSLPMWKWMDITVEALAPHPQEKAP
- a CDS encoding class III extradiol dioxygenase subunit beta, with translation MIWGLATSHVPSIGAAMDHGKTDDPYWKPLFDGYAPAREWMARHTPDVVVVVYNDHANAVDLSVTPTFAVGTAPSYTVADEGWGSRPVPVVTGAPEFSDHLVESLVDASFDITVFQELDVDHGLTVPLSVYCPDPGESWPCAVVPLLVNVIQYPQPTAARCLALGHALGAAIRSFPENLKVAVFGTGGMSHQLAGARAGLINQDFDRMFLDAIEHDPEKLAALTREEYIREAGSEGIELIMWLIMRGALGPRIRRVHETYHVPASNTAAGMVLFENLSARC
- a CDS encoding SDR family NAD(P)-dependent oxidoreductase, yielding MTGSDGDGPRVAVVTGAAGGLGSAIVHRLAADGFAVAALDMAEPDGTSGVVPGVRHWRCDVSDPAATRRTVDGIVQAYGGVDVLVNNAGLLSGRASLLETTPEELHRFFDVNAVGPLLMVQACVPWLRESPYRGRVVNVASRTFFTGAPGQIAYVAGKGALIGMTRVMARELGEHRITVNAVAPAQVATPGTRAHSGDEVFTATMRQQAIKEFVTPEHFAGLVSYLASPDAVMVTGQTLVCDGGGLLH